A DNA window from Setaria viridis chromosome 2, Setaria_viridis_v4.0, whole genome shotgun sequence contains the following coding sequences:
- the LOC117842902 gene encoding uncharacterized protein has protein sequence MTAWPGPTKHPKSQTLVGLPEHERTMAKPRARAPSPPELMEDAVEEILLRLPPDEPAALVRASLVCKPWRRIVSDPAFLRRYRRFHPTPPLLGFFNELYGAAPERRFVPTTPASPFPKAAFDRRSWAAVDCRHGRVLLQKEKAGGNFVVWDPITGDQEELHMPSITGDRATSFYSASVLCAATGCDHRDCHGGPFLVVYLGNDESQPIVHACVYSSESGAWVTMVSAHIGYNDFFTAYCGTLISDEIYQVIIGEDDAILKYDLGNHCLSVIGLPDESDDGGIVPMPTEDGSLGLASISASCLHLWSRKVNEDGIAGWVQCRVVDLQALLPIDSPCKRAYVIGFAEGVGVIFVTTEVGTFTVELKSGKVKKIVLAPNCRC, from the exons ATGACCGCCTGGCCCGGCCCAACCAAGCACCCAAAGTCCCAAACCCTCGTCGGCCTCCCCGAGCACGAGCGCACCATGGCGAAGCCGCGAGCGCGGGCACCTTCGCCGCCGGAGCTGATGGAGGACGCCGTCGAAgagatcctcctccgcctcccgccggacGAGCCCGCGGCCCTCGTCCGCGCCTCCCTCGTCTGCAAGCCGTGGCGACGAATAGTCTCCGAccccgccttcctccgccggtACCGCCGCTTCCACCCAACCCCTCCGCTGCTCGGCTTCTTCAACGAGTTGTACGGCGCGGCACCCGAGCGCCGCTTCGTCCCCACCACTCCAGCCTCCCCCTTCCCCAAGGCGGCGTTCGACCGCCGGAGTTGGGCCGCCGTCGactgccgccacggccgcgttcTCCTCCAAAAGGAGAAAGCTGGGGGCAACTTCGTTGTTTGGGATCCGATCACCGGTGACCAGGAGGAGCTGCACATGCCCAGCATCACCGGTGACCGGGCAACTTCGTTCTACTCTGCTTCAGTGCTCTGCGCCGCAACCGGATGTGACCACCGCGACTGTCATGGCGGTCCCTTCCTCGTTGTATATTTGGGCAACGATGAGAGCCAGCCCATCGTGCATGCATGCGTGTACTCATCAGAGTCTGGTGCCTGGGTCACCATGGTGTCTGCTCACATAGGCTACAATGACTTTTTTACTGCATATTGTGGCACCCTTATCAGTGATGAAATTTACCAAGTAATAATTGGGGAGGATGATGCAATTTTGAAGTACGATTTGGGCAACCATTGCTTATCTGTGATTGGCCTACCCGACGAGTCAGATGACGGGGGCATTGTCCCCATGCCTACTGAGGATGGTTCGCTTGGGCTTGCCAGCATAAGTGCCTCCTGCCTTCATCTGTGGTCGAGGAAGGTTAATGAAGATGGAATTGCAGGATGGGTACAATGTAGGGTGGTTGACCTGCAGGCACTATTACCCATTGACAGCCCTTGTAAGCGAGCTTATGTGATTGGTTTCGCTGAAGGTGTCGGTGTCATCTTCGTGACCACGGAGGTGGGCACCTTCACTGTGGAGCTCAAGTCAGGGAAGGTGAAGAAG ATTGTGCTCGCACCAAATTGCCGTTGCTAG
- the LOC117842920 gene encoding uncharacterized protein — MAPQRPRQPSELMAELVEEILIRLPPDDPATLVRASVVWKRWRRATPRFVSTLTPSPFPHRALVDYDGCRILDCRHGRILFNTSGESVNLVVWDPATGRRQRLPEPRVPCWHYTAAVLCAATVHGCDHVCCHGGPFLVVLAGFDRARNILRSHLYSSEAGAGLDCVS; from the exons ATGGCGCCGCAGCGGCCGCGCCAGCCGTCGGAGCTGATGGCCGAGCTCGTCGAGGAGATCCTCATCCGCCTCCCGCCGGACGACCCCGCGACCCTCGTACGCGCCTCCGTGGTCTGGAAGCGCTGGCGCC gcgcCACGCCCCGCTTCGTCTCCACCCTAACGCCCTCCCCGTTCCCCCACCGTGCGCTCGTCGATTACGACGGCTGCCGCATCCTCGACTGCCGCCATGGCCGCATCCTCTTCAACACCTCCGGCGAGAGCGTGAACCTTGTCGTCTGGGACCCCGCCACCGGCAGACGGCAGCGGCTGCCGGAGCCACGGGTCCCCTGCTGGCACTACACCGCGGCGGTGCTCTGCGCTGCCACCGTGCACGGCTGTGACCACGTCTGTTGCCACGGTGGCCCGTTCCTCGTGGTCCTAGCCGGCTTTGATCGTGCGCGGAATATACTGCGATCACACTTGTACTCATCGGAGGCTGGTGCCGGCCTGGACTGCGTCAGCTGA
- the LOC117842911 gene encoding uncharacterized protein, producing the protein MSQPEARRRRRSREPRREEPRSPQQLVEDTVGEIVLRLPPDDPALLVRASAVNKTWRRAVAEPSFPASYRAFHKKPPILGIFRTDAILIPTTSFCPAAAGYRDCQVLDCRHGRVLLENLDCGDIDVWNPITGDQYTLPEAPEDISLVCNGAVLCAAADDDCDHLACHTGPFLVALVGASAEGQIHACLYSSESGEWSGLTSIDLDYIAPDHFTTTCITVDVVPAALMENALYFIGDFGNEILKYEFDPEEPSLTAIDPPPGVETCCDGVVVMPEADGRLGFAYVEAHRLHMWSMQAGPDGNPQWEKRRVIPLELLLPPIRHASPYLTGFVHAINCIVVTTEDEVYTIELKSYKTRKICNKDMSYSGFLFTAFCIPDFAFVPPPPPGPPPPPPPAANED; encoded by the exons ATGTCGCAGCCcgaggctcgccgccgccggcgaagtcGCGAACCCAGGCGCGAGGAACCCCGCTCCCCACAGCAGCTTGTGGAAGACACCGTCGGCGAGatcgtcctccgcctcccgcccgaCGACCCCGCACTCCTCGTCCGCGCCTCCGCCGTCAACAAGACCtggcgccgcgccgtcgccgagccctCCTTCCCCGCCAGCTACCGTGCGTTCCACAAGAAGCCCCCCATCCTCGGCATCTTCCGCACCGACGCGATCCTGATCCCCACCACGTCGTtctgcccggccgccgccggctaccGCGACTGCCAGGTGCTCGactgccgccatggccgcgtccTCCTCGAGAACCTCGACTGTGGGGACATCGACGTCTGGAACCCCATCACCGGCGACCAGTACACCCTCCCGGAGGCTCCCGAAGATATCTCCCTCGTCTGCAACGGCGCGGTGCTCTGcgccgcggccgacgacgactgCGACCACCTCGCCTGCCACACCGGGCCCTTCCTCGTGGCCTTAGTGGGCGCCAGCGCTGAAGGGCAGATTCACGCCTGCCTCTACTCGTCGGAGAGCGGCGAGTGGAGCGGGCTGACCTCCATCGACCTCGACTACATCGCGCCGGATCACTTCACCACCACCTGCATCACCGTCGACGTCGTGCCTGCCGCGCTCATGGAGAACGCACTCTACTTCATCGGCGACTTCGGCAATGAGATCCTGAAGTATGAGTTCGATCCGGAGGAGCCGAGCCTGACGGCGATCGACCCGCCGCCGGGCGTGGAGACTTGCTGTGATGGCGTCGTCGTCATGCCGGAGGCGGACGGCAGGCTGGGGTTCGCCTACGTGGAGGCTCACAGGCTCCATATGTGGTCGATGCAGGCAGGCCCTGATGGAAACCCCCAATGGGAGAAGCGCAGGGTCATTCCTCTGGAGTTGCTGCTCCCCCCGATTCGCCATGCGTCACCATATCTGACTGGTTTTGTGCATGCCATCAATTGCATTGTCGTGACAACAGAAGATGAAGTATACACCATTGAGCTCAAGTCATACAAGACAAGGAAGATCTGCAACAAGGACATGTCCTACTCTGGCTTTCTCTTCACTGCTTTCTGCATTCCAG ATTTTGCATTtgtgccaccaccgccaccaggcccgccaccgccaccaccacctgcggCGAATGAGGATTGA
- the LOC117842926 gene encoding uncharacterized protein, protein MAPPRQPPELVADIVGEILLLLPPADPASLVRASLVCKLWRRLLSNPAFRRRYRAFHGAPPLLGFLHDHYAHGAVAEPRFVPTVAPSPIPQPALGCRDWSVIDCRHGRVLFDIFGYRVSLVVWDAVTGGHHFLPDPPILRLLYGAAVICGVRGCDHLDCHGGPFLVLLTALDVTGSVMQVQMYSSAAGAWKLSAHQDLRHHVARKPSTLIGDDIYFRLDSASTALLRYDLGKNRLSTIDAPASHSYEGGFAIMPMVDGSLGFADIRGSELCLWSKNVDTEVSAGWEQRAVIELETLIPESFNQACVVGFEEGGDVMFVSNDVGVFTIELNSGRVEKISEPGHYDAVFPFMSYYTKG, encoded by the exons AtggcgccgccccggcagccGCCGGAGCTGGTAGCGGACATTGTCGGCGAgatcctgctcctcctcccgccggccgaCCCCGCGTCCCTTGTGCGCGCCTCCCTCGTCTGCAAGCTctggcgccgcctcctctccaacccggccttccgccgccgctaccgcgccttccacggcgcgccgcccctgctcggCTTCCTCCACGACCACTACGCccacggcgccgtcgccgagccccGCTTCGTACCCACCGTGGCGCCCTCCCCAATCCCCCAGCCGGCGCTCGGTTGCCGCGACTGGTCCGTCATCGactgccgccatggccgcgtccTCTTCGACATCTTCGGATACAGAGTCAGCCTCGTCGTCTGGGACGCCGTCACCGGCGGCCACCACTTCCTGCCGGATCCCCCGATCCTGCGTCTGCTCTACGGCGCGGCGGTGATCTGCGGCGTGCGAGGATGCGACCACCTCGATTGCCACGGCGGCCCGTTCCTTGTGCTGCTGACGGCCCTGGACGTTACTGGCAGTGTGATGCAGGTGCAGATGTACTCGTCGGCGGCTGGTGCCTGGAAGCTATCTGCTCATCAAGATCTGCGTCACCATGTCGCACGAAAGCCGAGCACGCTTATCGGAGATGATATCTACTTCAGGCTAGATTCTGCTAGCACGGCTCTTCTGAGGTATGATCTGGGCAAGAATCGCCTGTCCACCATCGACGCGCCGGCATCGCACTCGTATGAAGGAGGTTTTGCAATCATGCCAATGGTGGATGGTTCCCTGGGGTTTGCCGACATTAGGGGCTCAGAGCTTTGCCTGTGGTCAAAGAATGTGGATACGGAGGTAAGTGCTGGGTGGGAACAACGCGCAGTCATTGAGCTTGAGACATTGATCCCTGAATCCTTCAACCAAGCATGCGTAGTTGGTTTTGAGGAGGGTGGGGATGTTATGTTTGTGAGCAATGACGTCGGAGTTTTCACAATTGAACTCAACTCAGGACGGGTGGAGAAGATAAGTGAGCCAGGGCACTATGACGCTGTCTTCCCCTTCATGAGCTACTACACCAAG GGCTGA
- the LOC117842897 gene encoding uncharacterized protein, with the protein MAPPRRLPELIDGATEEILLRIAPEEPAHLVRASLVCKLWRRLLVDPAFVRRYREFHRTPPMLGFFQNQLAAADRVHAPWFVPTTSAPPLPQLAFEYSTGWEVLSSCHGRVLVGHGSIGMNLSYAVLCAVGSCNHLDCHGGPFLVVSVGSCPVVSAPATDRLARACVRVPMRCCPHANGGWFAWARRHQVFKPSPVVKEVGSKGKCRMGTMQGHHLEKLFPINNARSQPRVIGFAEGLGVIFLGTDVGVFMMELKSGRKRKVGESRVIVTIIPFMSFYTPDCGSRKLPPHMQEIN; encoded by the exons atggcgccgccgcgccggctgcCGGAGCTCATCGACGGCGCCACCGAGGAGATCCTCCTCCGCATCGCCCCGGAGGAGCCCGCGCACCTCGTCCGCGCCTCCCTAGTCTGCAAGCtctggcgccgcctcctcgtgGACCCCGCCTTCGTCCGCCGGTACCGCGAGTTCCACCGGACGCCTCCGATGCTTGGCTTCTTCCAAAatcagctcgccgccgccgaccgcgtcCACGCACCCTGGTTCGTCCCCACCACATCAGCACCCCCCTTGCCGCAGCTGGCGTTCGAATATTCCACGGGATGGGAAGTGCTCAGCTCTTGCCATGGGCGGGTCCTCGTCGGCCAcgggtccatcggcatgaacctc TCCTATGCGGTTCTCTGCGCCGTGGGCAGCTGCAACCACCTCGATTGCCACGGAGGCCCCTTCCTAGTGGTCTCCGTGGGTTCTTGCCCCGTTGTAAGTGCTCCTGCCACTGACAGGCTCGCACGGGCGTGCGT ACGTGTACCAATGCGGTGTTGTCCTCATGCCAATGGAGGATGGTTCGCTTGGGCTCGCCGGCATCAAGTGTTCAAGCCTTCACCTGTGGTCAAGGAAGTTGGATCCAAAGGGAAGTGCCGGATGGGTACAATGCAGGGTCATCATCTTGAGAAATTGTTCCCCATTAACAACGCCCGCAGCCAACCTAGGGTGATTGGTTTTGCTGAGGGTCTTGGTGTCATCTTTTTGGGGACAGATGTTGGTGTTTTCATGATGGAGCTCAAGTCAGGTCGGAAGAGGAAGGTAGGCGAGTCCAGGGTTATTGTTACTATCATCCCGTTCATGAGCTTCTACACTCCAG ATTGTGGGAGCAGAAAATTGCCACCACACATGCAGGAGATAAATTAA
- the LOC140221775 gene encoding uncharacterized protein — METRITELEEEVTDMEHDMMVRTVRLSSIPSGSEDNRAPPPPPPPPPSLEAILAAQTELLRHIVQGQQQQPQGGRGHQQPQIARYEDFLGTQPPLFHKTEDPLDADAWIHILESKFELLTTPCTDDNKARFAAQQLRGSARLWWDHYHAMLPADHIVSWDEFKTAFRGHHIPEGLMERKLNEFLALTQGSRDVLHYAQAFNDLCRYASYHADTDEKKRDRFRRGLSLKLKERLNPIKVDTYNELVNLAISQEDCMKALKADLKRKAPMISPSPPARKFRMVPPSAPRRPAQPGRWVARPPPPAAPRFPGFQPQAPQRNLPPPPRPANGNRCFTCSNVGHFAKDCPRNKNQRPGQSNAMVNKGKKPKVQVRHGRLNFTNVAELPEGAPVMTGTFLIHNQPVLILFDFPEHLIVSSEVKLVLDVG; from the coding sequence atggtgcgcaCTGTGCGCTTAAGCTCGATCCCAAGTGGTAGCGAGGATAATCGAgcacctccgccaccaccgcctcccccgccttcgctagaggcgatcttggctgcACAGACAGAGCTCTTGCGACACATCGTCCAagggcagcaacagcagcctcAGGGAGGAAGGGGTCATCAGCAGCCCCAGATCGCTCGTTATGAGGATTTCTTAGGGACCCAGCCCCCGCTCTTCCACAAGACTGAGGATCCTCTCGATGCTGATGCATGGATTCACATTCtggaatccaagttcgagcttctcactaCGCCTTGCACCGATGACAACAAGGCACGGTTCGCagcccagcagctgcgtggttctgcccgcctctggtgggaccactaccacgccatgctgccggctgaccACATCGTCAGCTgggacgagttcaagaccgctttcagaggccatcatatccctgagggcctaatggagcgcaagctcaatgagttcctggctctcacccagggaagtCGCGACGTCCTGCATTACGCgcaggccttcaacgacctATGCCGCTATGCCAGCTATCACGCGGAtacggatgagaagaagcgggatcgGTTCCGCAGGGGCTTGAGTCTCAaactcaaggaaaggctgaaccccatcaaagtggatacctacaacgagctggtgaatctggccatttcccaggaagactgcatgaaggccctcaaggccgacctgaAGCGGAAAGCTCCCATGATATCACCTAGCCCGCCTGCTCGGAaattcaggatggttcccccttcagcacctcgcaggcccgcgcagcctgggagatgggttgctcgccctccaccaccggcagcacctcgtttccccggtttccagccGCAGGCGCCTCAGCGCaaccttccaccgccgccgcgccctgcaaatggtaaccgctgcttcacctgcagcAACGtgggacactttgccaaggactgccccagaaacaagaatcaacgCCCCGGCCAGAGCAATGCAATGGTgaacaagggaaagaagcccaaAGTACAAGTTCGTCATGGCAGGCTAAACTTCACCAATGTGGCAGAACTCCCAGAAGGCGCACCggtgatgacgggtacattccTTATTCATAATCAACCagttttgattttatttgattttccggagcatctcatagtttcatcggAAGTAAAACTGGTGCTAGATGTGGGTTAA